The following are encoded together in the Montipora foliosa isolate CH-2021 chromosome 12, ASM3666993v2, whole genome shotgun sequence genome:
- the LOC137980149 gene encoding uncharacterized protein: MSEDADKTIEMPRRSREKMSPFPLEDTATDELGTVKTQLEHLPFEDERQRIESIYRLENYHIVQIFKLGVVPLWQSMPKTSEFQKEAKELFDLCLSFCYTQDAAERVVFDHFSQTLNLCFPLQPKKCLSTKVVFKLLALVQFLQRENFAIIEVEQLKEQEPNTNQVTRKGTNHFITELLTIFEARRDRAEGRITDLIDQTTRFASVDAQVHKVKDLKKENFVSVTPVFLTSWIKLLKMAEIGNDFAFCLAEEDLLRCTSQFWFGYEPIVLRFREVLDGIKNFGGEILLPPDQERIILFLEHIEHFCQHPQVASASLKFLANSNISIELVRVVFQTFLFKGKKAFQDPFLLANPRLSEIKAIGLLSNVSSLFPNEMVHRILQFCGQSFSIDQDYQNLGWLLSLFLDGSGNESYSIVKEKAERRLAFLHGLSDSTSILFTSIWSPFLEWLLREFPTSFHEKRTEVITLMRNTLCTSKLSIYEQTRFDIATKQLFGWVSEQDCTVETKSEIFTLLVQCSSSGSSIRNVEFLIEVIKPLCLCTQLTLEFKKVVIHELGDLAKRFKKNEERSVFQGILGIPLWSRRFECTQELLSEILGYLKDSVDKDRPMKTIPRTVLDLVSLISRVPISDDRRLKVLQKAKTSSTGLSSCIHMLRLVEFLNKEVANKLFDIMYAVFVETFKEDKDLFEEFQAILMDASFTMSTLPIMVILEVAESISLRMCNEEVYKCCLNVVGRASGMSDSEMAQLFSLVKRNAENIVNSQNGSQSSDRSYLERNAFTESLCHVVSTVGFSGKEKLLFVEKVCDIFRKGLDDCKGWNIVSALENLIPLHIPQTDADLTGGEQNQEKMSLKSNDIVVLLEDSTMMAQLAKIPSTWNCSLCSVLSKMSPNSFSRDTLVDVYNFIRSQKDLDEGFFHHILSFLEVGIQETNSVEDLLGVLQELEHVVRAILPNLIPLAMFSFKYMLQNQVGKRERKQFVEEVIMKWHFSPIVEVISYLKVLQLLWKTFTAGYCSVKRCEVIHRVEDILKGVNEEANNYCTMASFDLREECQFRKISCHEFDWLVFHSTLSNSEAALALSLSLCSRHTGASRIRCFTQSLSHSVFTQSGELTGDSHLKIVKDKTATSQDVSNEENISAPYTAAVGPVGYHSTTANKASSCTLTPASIAQEMIQILRRILVAGEDITKISMLLWDNLFSSRTAITCFEHQCRESLSYFPDDYVGVLLSILGESLSKEVFLFWVNQNWHHVYQCSDIILKACKRTATKDLDEIARLKFHTAVYNSLEMVRTRTLDPVRFELFVLGNPCFRNLEPQLKNFSEVLDSTISIEVTQALFDLFQINAQAGVACAEMVSSWSSQEQAIKLVEGVKRILQENKDHPEVPALLQLSRAYGRLCVDSSNDLLHKFSEQIERYRDDPEGVCGLIRLPQWRQMMIADGFSSKAIDCWCVAFLGTPLEDLSSRDVDAIVDINPHSLQLVSSVSQTIKKCIFPDDGFSDKVHKGVKEVQTSECLRLARLLGEFINVLKQKKSEETPEDAVIKDIIVEACEELCKEHRNINRKQKKLYIIRDRMLKTLFNEVFGKQRDQDIGSDLAGNTEVEDQPCERKECRTSSLERQRSYFHENLPRLVKENYVYKSLSVLLRRWLSSISVKPVLASHTRKVIQLMFLAFSSEKEETLPTPEKLHCIVQGYILSLERNQALISQLQAAGYNQKGQSLLDLWSSPSIECSGYLSDRDCANRQRLEKMHTKSLRCLWNEWKDILAMVGVMSVKVGQETKSTKELFSLQASFKIMDEEASAVRPIVRQVGLQIPALGRRVDELIRLEQRHRARIETLYSRNEQSTEENDKDGAEGADKARISGAGARDKREKFVAVWDNRFLENVKLCSERIPGCYAPNGFHSEKPVSCALSVDNRILTVFKEKKNGQREEFENVEVKLFDAGMFVYGLHASGHDYVTDELWAAFFKKLLEEGLVPRIVLTDESPGFDWIKQFVKPERSLPFPSKWELHQGLVPLQEDYFDYHPVMMNLQPSPSGFVILSTENVSSIQFKNFKDAHIVEEEEKRTNQLARMAIEELAENGKKLGRTVRRTIKRMVDGEQITKEIIENDLGSTLKQHGQAVLRACENAIARSSRLGPLQNRGYALIDYARYFLSILKSFISSTLEHFFPVE; encoded by the exons ATGAGCGAAGACGCGGATAAAACTATTGAAATGCCTAGGAGAAGTCGGGAAAAGATGTCTCCCTTTCCTCTTGAGGATACTGCTACCGATGAATTAGGGACTGTCAAAACACAACTGGAACATCTTCCTTTCGAGGATGAAAGGCAAAGGATTGAAAGTATCTACCGTTTGGAGAACTATCACATTGTTCAAATTTTCAAGCTGGGTGTTGTGCCTCTCTGGCAATCTATGCCGAAAACTTCAGAATTCCAAAAAGAAGCAAAGGAGCTTTTCGATCTTTGTTTATCTTTCTGCTATACACAAGACGCGGCCGAAAGAGTTGTTTTTGATCACTTCTCCCAAACcttaaacttgtgttttcctTTACAGCCTAAGAAATGTTTATCAACTAAAGTTGTTTTCAAGTTGCTCGCGCTAGTACAGTTCCTTCAGAGAGAGAACTTTGCTATCATCGAAGTCGAGCAATTAAAGGAGCAAGAGCCAAACACGAATCAGGTTACACGCAAAGGGACCAATCATTTCATTACTGAACTACTGACGATATTTGAAGCACGAAGAGATAGAGCAGAGGGACGTATTACCGATCTCATTGATCAGACAACAAGGTTTGCTTCTGTGGACGCTCAAGTGCACAAAGTTAAGGATCTGAAGAAGGAGAACTTTGTAAGTGTAACACCGGTTTTCCTGACAAGCTGGataaaactgctgaaaatggcagAGATCGGAAatgattttgctttttgtttggcAGAGGAAGATCTTTTACGTTGTACTTCGCAATTTTGGTTTGGGTATGAGCCAATTGTTCTACGATTTAGGGAAGTTCTTGATGGAATAAAGAACTTTGGAGGTGAAATTCTCCTGCCACCTGACCAGGaaagaattattttgtttctcgagCATATAGAACACTTTTGTCAACATCCTCAAGTGGCATCAGCTTCCTTGAAATTTCTGGCAAATTCAAACATCAGCATTGAACTCGTTCGAGTAGTCttccaaacatttcttttcaaaGGGAAAAAGGCTTTTCAAGATCCTTTTCTGCTAGCGAACCCTCGCTTGTCTGAAATCAAGGCTATTGGTCTTCTCTCTAACGTTTCATCTCTATTTCCAAATGAAATGGTTCACAGAATATTACAATTCTGTGGACAATCCTTTTCTATCGATCAAGATTACCAGAATCTCGGTTGGCTGTTGTCCCTTTTTCTTGATGGTTCGGGCAACGAAAGCTACAGTATTGTAAAAGAAAAAGCAGAGAGGAGACTGGCGTTCTTGCACGGCCTCAGTGACAGCACTTCGATTTTGTTTACAAGCATTTGGTCGCCCTTTCTTGAGTGGTTATTAAGAGAATTCCCGACTTCTTTTCATGAAAAGCGTACAGAAGTAATAACTTTAATGCGCAATACTTTATGTACATCGAAGCTGTCCATTTATGAGCAAACTCGTTTTGATATCGCCACGAAACAGCTCTTTGGGTGGGTCTCTGAACAAGACTGCACTGTGGAAACGAAGAGTGAGATCTTTACTCTTCTAGTGCAATGCAGCAGTAGCGGATCTTCAATTCGAAACGTGGAATTTCTCATTGAGGTCATCAAACCATTGTGTCTCTGCACACAGCTTACACTTGAATTTAAGAAAGTTGTAATTCACGAACTAGGTGATTTGGCTAAACGGTTCAAGAAGAATGAAGAGAGAAGCGTTTTCCAAGGAATTTTGGGAATTCCGTTGTGGAGTCGCCGCTTTGAATGCACTCAAGAATTACTATCTGAGATACTTGGTTATCTCAAAGATTCTGTTGACAAGGACAGGCCCATGAAGACCATCCCACGTACAGTATTGGACCTGGTTTCCTTGATATCTAGAGTTCCCATTTCAGATGACCGAAGATTGAAAGTATTACAGAAAGCAAAAACGTCCAGCACTGGCCTATCCAGCTGCATACACATGTTGAGATTAGTGGAATTCCTTAACAAAGAAGTGGCCAATAAGCTTTTTGACATTATGTATGCGGTATTCGTTGAGACATTTAAGGAAGATAAGGATCTGTTCGAAGAATTCCAAGCAATATTGATGGACGCATCATTCACAATGTCAACACTTCCGATTATGGTGATATTGGAAGTTGCAGAATCGATATCTCTGCGCATGTGCAATGAAGAGGTTTACAAATGTTGTTTGAACGTGGTTGGTAGAGCGTCAGGTATGTCTGACTCAGAAATGGCGCAACTTTTTTCACTGGTAAAGAGAAATGCAGAGAACATTGTCAATAGCCAGAATGGGAGTCAATCATCTGATCGCAGTTATTTGGAACGCAACGCCTTTACTGAGTCCTTGTGTCATGTTGTTTCCACGGTGGGGTTTTCAGGTAAAGAGAAGCTCCTCTTCGTCGAGAAAGTCTGCGATATTTTTCGAAAGGGCTTGGACGACTGCAAAGGATGGAACATAGTGAGCGCCTTAGAAAATCTCATTCCCCTTCATATCCCACAAACCGATGCCGATTTGACAGGTGGCgaacaaaatcaagaaaagatGTCGTTAAAGTCAAATGACATCGTGGTTTTGTTGGAAGACTCCACTATGATGGCTCAGCTAGCCAAAATTCCTTCCACATGGAATTGTTCATTGTGTAGCGTCCTCTCCAAGATGAGCCCCAACTCCTTCTCAAGGGACACGCTGGTGGATGTGTACAATTTCATTCGCTCCCAAAAAGATTTAGATGAGGGTTTCTTTCATCACATTTTGTCCTTCCTTGAGGTAGGAATTCAAGAAACAAATTCCGTGGAGGATTTACTAGGAGTCTTGCAAGAATTGGAACACGTTGTACGCGCTATTTTACCCAATCTTATTCCCCTCGCCATGTTTAGTTTTAAATATATGCTACAAAATCAAGTCGGCAAACGAGAGAGGAAACAGTTCGTTGAAGAAGTTATCATGAAATGGCATTTCTCGCCAATAGTAGAAGTTATTTCTTACCTTAAAGTCCTACAGCTTCTTTGGAAAACGTTCACCGCTGGTTACTGCTCGGTTAAAAGATGTGAAGTTATTCACCGTGTCGAGGACATTCTAAAAGGTGTCAACGAAGAAGCAAATAACTACTGTACGATGGCTTCTTTTGATCTTAGGGAAGAATGTCAATTCCGGAAAATCTCATGTCACGAGTTTGATTGGCTTGTTTTCCATTCGACTCTTTCGAATAGTGAAGCAGCCCTTGCCTTGAGTCTTAGCCTCTGCAGCAGGCACACTGGAGCTTCACGAATTAGATGCTTCACTCAGTCACTCAGTCACTCAGTCTTCACTCAGTCTGGTGAACTGACTGGGGATAGTCACTTAAAGATTGTGAAAGACAAGACGGCAACTTCACAAGACGTTTCCAATGAAGAAAACATCTCAGCACCATACACCGCTGCAGTTGGACCAGTAGGGTATCATTCAACGACAGCCAACAAGGCAAGCTCATGTACCTTGACACCAGCTTCTATTGCCCAGGAAATGATTCAGATCCTACGACGCATACTGGTGGCAGGGGAAGACATCACTAAAATTTCAATGTTACTGTGGGACAATCTTTTCAGTTCCAGGACTGCCATAACGTGTTTTGAACATCAGTGTAGAGAAAGTTTATCGTACTTTCCCGATGACTATGTGGGTGTTCTGCTGTCCATTCTTGGGGAGTCCTTGTCAAAAGAAGTGTTCCTTTTTTGGGTCAACCAAAATTGGCATCACGTGTACCAGTGCTCGGATATCATTTTGAAAGCCTGCAAGAGGACTGCAACAAAAGACTTGGATGAGATAGCTCGCTTAAAGTTTCATACTGCAGTTTATAACTCTTTGGAAATGGTGCGCACCAGGACACTTGACCCTGTACGCTTCGAGCTATTTGTGCTAGGGAATCCATGTTTCCGGAATCTGGAGCCACAGTTGAAGAATTTTAGTGAAGTGCTTGACAGCACCATTTCTATTGAGGTCACACAGGCACTTTTTGATCTCTTTCAAATTAATGCACAAGCCGGAGTCGCATGCGCGGAGATGGTCTCTTCCTGGTCCTCCCAAGAACAGGCCATAAAACTGGTCGAAGGCGTCAAACGGATCCTTCAAGAGAACAAGGATCACCCCGAGGTGCCAGCGTTGTTGCAGCTTTCACGGGCTTATGGACGTTTGTGCGTGGACTCGAGCAACGACCTTCTACATAAGTTCAGTGAACAAATTGAACGATATCGTGATGATCCTGAGGGTGTTTGTGGCCTTATCCGTTTACCCCAATGGAGGCAAATGATGATAGCAGACGGCTTTTCCTCAAAAGCGATTGACTGCTGGTGCGTAGCCTTTTTAGGGACGCCACTCGAAGACCTCTCATCTCGAGATGTCGATGCTATTGTCGATATAAACCCCCACTCTTTACAGCTTGTGTCATCTGTTTCTCAAACAATTAAAAAATGCATCTTTCCTGACGATGGCTTCAGTGATAAGGTACACAAAGGCGTAAAAGAAGTGCAGACCAGTGAATGCCTCCGACTAGCCAGATTATTGGGGGAATTTATCAACgttttgaagcaaaaaaaaagcgaagaaaCTCCCGAAGACGCTGTTATCAAGGATATAATTGTCGAGGCTTGTGAAGAGCTTTGCAAAGAACATCGGAACatcaacagaaaacaaaaaaagctgtACATAATTCGTGATCGGATGcttaaaactttatttaatgaAGTTTTTGGAAAGCAACGAGATCAAGACATTGGATCGGATCTTGCCGGAAACACAGAAGTTGAGGACCAACCATGTGAAAGAAAAGAATGTAGGACATCGAGCTTGGAAAGACAGCGATCGTATTTCCATGAGAATCTTCCACGTTTAGTTAAAGAGAACTACGTTTATAAATCGTTGTCAGTATTGCTGAGGCGTTGGTTGTCTTCAATTTCTGTCAAACCAGTCCTTGCATCTCACACTCGAAAGGTCATTCAACTGATGTTTTTAGCCTTTTCTTCCGAAAAAGAGGAAACGCTTCCTACCCCGGAGAAGCTACATTGCATCGTTCAAGGTTACATTTTATCACTTGAAAGGAATCAAGCTCTCATATCTCAGCTACAAGCAGCAGGATACAATCAAAAAGGGCAAAGCCTTTTAGATCTGTGGTCTTCTCCCTCAATCGAGTGTTCAGGATACCTCAGCGACAGAGATTGCGCGAATCGCCAAAGACTTGAAAAGATGCACACGAAGAGCCTTAGGTGCTTATGGAACGAATGGAAAGACATTCTGGCCATGGTTGGAGTTATGTCCGTCAAAGTTGGGCAAGAAACGAAATCGACAAAAGAACTCTTTAGCCTTCAAGCCTCTTTTAAAATTATGGATGAGGAGGCATCTGCTGTAAGGCCCATTGTTAGGCAAGTTGGCTTACAAATCCCTGCCCTTGGGAGAAGAGTCGACGAACTCATCCGCCTGGAACAACGCCACCGAGCAAGGATTGAAACATTATACAGCAGAAATGAG CAGTCGACAGAAGAGAATGATAAAGATGGAGCTGAAGGCGCAGATAAGGCTAGG ATTTCAGGGGCAGGAGCCAGAGACAAGCGCGAAAAGTTTGTGGCCGTATGGGACAATCGATTCCTGGAAAATGTGAAGTTGTGTTCTGAACGAATTCCAG gttGCTATGCACCCAATGGTTTCCATTCGGAGAAACCTGTGTCGTGTGCCTTGTCCGTGGACAACAGAATTCTGACGGTTTTCAAGGAGAAGAAAAATGGCCAAAGAGAGgaatttgaaaatgttgaagtCAAACTTTTCGACGCTGGAATGTTTGTGTATGGACTTCACGCAAGTGGACACGATTACGTCACTGATGAGTTGTGGGCCGCATTCTTCAAGAAATTGTTGGAAGAAGGACTGGTACCCAGGATTGTTTTAACCGATGAAAGCCCCGGATTTGATTGGATAAAGCAATTCGTTAAGCCAG AACGAAGCCTTCCCTTTCCCTCCAAGTGGGAGTTGCATCAAGGGCTTGTTCCACTAC